A single window of Caldicellulosiruptor bescii DSM 6725 DNA harbors:
- a CDS encoding chemotaxis protein CheX, translated as MVNKNIIEAVKNATIAILQQFGVSDIRLSYYQQKENNESDYPVNVTIGFLGKINGYVIVGLNEHIAEELVSIMTGGFLNTLDDPMARSTILELGNMLSAYIANNMSAELGGEKVDITPPTLVMGNEVYIMMTRYESVDIKFSSEKGSIGINISIWGKD; from the coding sequence ATGGTGAATAAGAATATTATTGAAGCTGTAAAAAATGCAACCATTGCAATCCTGCAACAGTTTGGCGTAAGTGATATAAGGCTTTCTTATTATCAGCAAAAGGAAAATAATGAAAGTGACTATCCTGTAAATGTTACAATAGGATTTCTTGGGAAAATTAACGGATATGTGATAGTTGGATTGAATGAACACATAGCAGAAGAACTTGTTAGCATTATGACAGGTGGGTTTTTGAACACATTGGATGATCCCATGGCAAGAAGCACCATTTTGGAACTTGGTAATATGCTTTCTGCTTATATTGCAAATAATATGTCTGCTGAACTTGGTGGTGAAAAGGTGGATATAACACCACCCACACTTGTTATGGGGAATGAAGTCTATATAATGATGACAAGATATGAATCTGTTGACATAAAATTTTCGTCAGAAAAGGGTTCTATAGGTATTAATATAAGCATATGGGGGAAAGATTAG
- a CDS encoding GntR family transcriptional regulator — protein MIKINLYIQDDGKMSKTKYELIKDFIIEGINSGKFKEGEKIYSENMLARKFKVSRHTVRRAIMELEFEGLLVSLKGRGTFVAKKSADSSKCIAVLTTFISDYIFPLIIRGIEKVIAHEGYGLLLFSTDNSYEFERYHLESIINNPNIDAVIIEPTKSALPSKNLELYKKLIQKDIPVIFINTILEEVAQNYIITKDQSAVYKLTTNLIKNGCKRLFGVFKGDDLQGIKRYRGFEKACKEADVEFDVIFFTSEEYNFVHKRAAEVISRGKFDAAVCYNDKIALPLCVKLKEMGFRIPHDISVTGFDNSLLATLTDIKLTTVEHPKEKLGEMAAKATIAMIKKNKVHVSEEIECEIIYRNSTRGGIQECLKA, from the coding sequence ATGATTAAAATAAACTTGTATATACAAGATGATGGTAAAATGAGTAAAACAAAATATGAATTGATAAAGGATTTCATAATTGAGGGTATTAATTCTGGTAAATTTAAAGAGGGAGAAAAGATTTATTCAGAGAATATGCTTGCAAGGAAGTTCAAAGTTTCGCGGCACACTGTAAGAAGAGCTATAATGGAGCTTGAATTTGAAGGGCTTTTGGTATCGCTAAAAGGAAGAGGCACGTTTGTTGCAAAAAAGAGTGCAGACAGTTCTAAATGCATTGCAGTTCTTACAACATTTATCTCTGACTATATCTTTCCACTAATTATAAGAGGAATTGAAAAGGTGATAGCACATGAAGGTTACGGACTTTTACTATTTTCAACAGACAATAGTTACGAGTTTGAAAGATACCACTTGGAAAGTATAATCAACAACCCCAATATTGATGCTGTTATAATAGAACCCACAAAAAGTGCGCTGCCTTCCAAAAATCTGGAACTTTACAAAAAGCTTATACAAAAAGACATACCTGTTATATTCATAAACACCATCTTAGAAGAAGTGGCTCAAAACTATATAATAACAAAAGACCAATCGGCTGTATATAAACTTACAACCAACCTTATAAAAAATGGGTGTAAAAGACTTTTTGGTGTGTTCAAAGGTGATGACCTGCAAGGAATAAAAAGGTACCGTGGGTTTGAAAAAGCCTGCAAAGAAGCCGATGTAGAATTTGATGTAATCTTTTTCACAAGTGAGGAATACAATTTTGTTCACAAAAGGGCAGCAGAGGTTATATCAAGAGGAAAGTTTGATGCAGCTGTCTGTTACAACGACAAGATTGCTCTTCCTCTTTGTGTAAAGCTAAAGGAAATGGGTTTTAGGATTCCCCATGATATATCTGTTACAGGGTTTGACAATTCACTTTTAGCAACATTAACAGATATAAAGCTCACAACAGTTGAACATCCTAAGGAAAAGCTTGGTGAGATGGCAGCAAAAGCCACTATTGCAATGATAAAGAAAAATAAAGTGCATGTAAGTGAAGAAATAGAGTGTGAGATTATTTACAGGAATTCCACAAGAGGAGGAATACAGGAATGCTTGAAAGCTTAA
- a CDS encoding protein-glutamate methylesterase/protein-glutamine glutaminase, with the protein MIKVLVVDDSAFMRKKLTEILESDPEIEVIATARDGEDAIRKAEEYLPDVITLDINMPRMDGLTALRILMQKKIAPVVMVSSLTQEGAEITLKALEMGAFDFVPKPGGTISLDIDKVKEDIIEKVKAAATSSKKFVVRKELAKKTLFDVSARPTISTQHEEQKPFKAIVIGISTGGPKTIMDVLPYLPSNLNACVFLIQHMPPTFTAQYAKRLNENCQIEVIEASAGMKVEKSKCYVGKGGYHLTLYGTNIEDLRIRLTQKPEHRFMPSVDVCMMSVLEKFQENTIGVLMTGMGDDGADAMVKIRQRGGITIAESEETAIVFGMPREAILRGGADYVLPSYKIAEKLIELVGQEY; encoded by the coding sequence ATGATAAAAGTTTTAGTTGTTGACGACTCAGCTTTCATGCGAAAAAAGTTAACAGAGATTTTAGAAAGTGACCCTGAGATTGAAGTTATTGCAACTGCAAGGGATGGAGAGGATGCCATCAGAAAAGCTGAAGAGTATTTACCTGATGTGATAACTCTTGATATCAACATGCCAAGGATGGATGGGCTTACTGCACTGAGGATTCTGATGCAAAAAAAGATTGCACCAGTTGTGATGGTATCCTCTCTCACACAAGAAGGTGCTGAGATTACTTTAAAAGCTCTTGAAATGGGCGCATTTGATTTTGTTCCTAAACCTGGCGGAACTATTTCACTTGACATTGATAAGGTAAAAGAGGATATTATTGAAAAAGTCAAAGCTGCAGCAACATCTTCAAAAAAGTTTGTTGTCAGGAAAGAACTTGCCAAGAAAACCTTGTTTGATGTATCTGCAAGGCCGACAATATCAACTCAACATGAAGAACAAAAGCCATTTAAAGCTATTGTTATAGGTATTTCAACAGGTGGACCCAAAACAATTATGGATGTTTTGCCTTACCTTCCATCAAACTTGAACGCATGTGTATTTCTAATTCAACATATGCCGCCTACTTTTACTGCTCAGTATGCAAAAAGACTCAATGAAAACTGCCAGATTGAAGTTATTGAGGCATCAGCTGGTATGAAAGTAGAAAAGTCAAAATGTTATGTAGGAAAAGGCGGATACCATCTCACATTATACGGCACAAATATTGAAGATTTAAGGATAAGACTTACACAAAAACCAGAACATAGATTTATGCCATCTGTGGATGTATGTATGATGTCTGTGCTTGAGAAGTTTCAGGAAAATACAATTGGGGTACTTATGACGGGTATGGGTGATGATGGAGCTGATGCAATGGTGAAAATAAGACAAAGAGGCGGTATTACAATTGCAGAATCTGAGGAGACGGCAATTGTTTTTGGAATGCCGAGAGAGGCGATTTTGCGCGGTGGTGCTGATTATGTTCTTCCATCGTATAAAATAGCAGAAAAACTTATTGAGCTTGTTGGGCAAGAATATTAA
- a CDS encoding chemotaxis protein CheA: protein MKVVVKEDELEILDDFLSESCEYLNNIEAEILALEERVTDEELVNSLFRKYHSIKGLSGFFEGMNEFTKLCQIIEDVLAKIRNRTINVSSDVIDFLLKGSDVIKKIVFGLSEIRKTGKRNIEIEEEFNLELFEKEKESLIETEILKSKVEEKETKDEYFEKDFEAKEEGKEEFYDNIERKDNIEKIIESTTSALSSEFNEVKISYEKIDEMLGLVGEIITTKSTFYYLSKELEKYDAELSKKFKELFRFIHRTSEILQDNIMKIRMIPFELVVKRFNRLVRETAKKTGKKVKFIFTCNDVVIDKGVAEKLSEPLMHIIRNCIDHGIESASERKKIGKPEHGKVELISYYRGQNIVIEIIDDGKGIDVERVTRKAIEKGIISDEKAKSLTADEVIKLIFEPGFSTKDIADEISGRGVGMDVVKNTVEALKGKVEVKTEKSKGSKFILEIPTTAAVSQGIVVVYNSQKFIIPFEYIEETVKISMKNVYGYVDKLIIDVRDEPIPLYPISYVLYQEDSCSEDVVKRFTKDDEVSVVILNIRGVKIAICVEKLMQNEEFVLKPLPKFLENNKLLLGTTIDYEGNVILVLNPEYFRL from the coding sequence ATGAAAGTTGTAGTAAAAGAAGATGAACTTGAGATATTGGATGATTTTTTATCTGAGTCGTGTGAGTATCTCAACAATATAGAAGCAGAAATTTTAGCATTGGAGGAAAGAGTTACCGATGAAGAGCTTGTGAATAGTTTATTTAGAAAATATCATTCTATAAAAGGATTGTCAGGATTTTTTGAAGGAATGAATGAATTTACAAAATTATGTCAGATTATTGAGGATGTGTTAGCAAAAATAAGAAACAGAACAATAAATGTTAGCAGTGACGTTATAGATTTTCTTCTTAAAGGAAGCGATGTCATAAAAAAGATTGTATTTGGTCTCAGTGAGATACGGAAAACCGGGAAGAGAAATATTGAGATTGAGGAAGAATTTAATTTAGAACTATTTGAAAAGGAAAAAGAAAGTCTTATAGAGACTGAAATTTTAAAGTCTAAGGTTGAAGAAAAAGAAACCAAGGATGAATATTTTGAAAAAGATTTTGAAGCAAAAGAGGAAGGCAAGGAGGAATTTTATGACAATATTGAAAGGAAAGATAATATTGAAAAGATTATCGAATCGACGACATCAGCACTTTCTTCTGAATTTAATGAGGTAAAAATTAGTTATGAAAAAATTGACGAAATGCTTGGGCTTGTTGGTGAGATTATAACAACTAAAAGCACGTTTTATTATCTTTCAAAAGAACTTGAAAAATATGATGCTGAACTTTCTAAAAAATTCAAAGAGCTTTTCCGTTTTATACATCGAACCTCTGAGATTCTTCAGGATAACATTATGAAGATAAGAATGATTCCTTTTGAGCTGGTTGTAAAAAGATTTAATAGACTTGTAAGAGAGACTGCTAAAAAGACAGGCAAGAAAGTTAAATTTATATTTACATGTAATGATGTGGTAATAGATAAAGGTGTTGCAGAAAAACTAAGCGAACCGCTTATGCACATAATCAGAAATTGTATAGACCATGGTATTGAAAGTGCTTCCGAAAGGAAAAAGATTGGCAAACCAGAGCATGGGAAAGTAGAGCTTATTTCATACTATAGGGGGCAGAACATTGTTATAGAGATAATTGATGATGGCAAAGGAATAGATGTTGAAAGAGTAACACGAAAAGCGATAGAAAAGGGAATTATATCTGATGAAAAGGCAAAAAGTCTCACAGCCGATGAAGTAATAAAATTAATTTTTGAACCTGGGTTTTCTACAAAGGATATTGCAGATGAAATTTCTGGCAGGGGAGTAGGAATGGATGTTGTAAAAAATACTGTTGAAGCGTTAAAAGGAAAGGTTGAAGTTAAAACAGAAAAAAGTAAAGGAAGTAAATTCATACTTGAAATTCCAACAACAGCTGCTGTTTCACAGGGTATTGTAGTTGTTTATAATTCGCAAAAGTTTATAATACCATTCGAATATATTGAAGAGACTGTAAAAATAAGTATGAAAAATGTATATGGGTATGTTGATAAACTTATTATTGATGTAAGAGATGAACCAATTCCCCTTTATCCCATTTCATATGTGCTTTATCAGGAAGATTCTTGTAGTGAAGATGTTGTTAAAAGATTTACAAAAGATGATGAAGTTTCAGTTGTAATTTTGAATATAAGGGGTGTAAAAATAGCTATATGTGTTGAAAAACTAATGCAAAATGAAGAATTTGTTTTAAAACCTCTTCCCAAGTTTCTGGAAAACAACAAACTTCTTTTAGGAACAACAATTGATTATGAAGGCAATGTGATACTTGTATTGAATCCAGAATATTTTAGGCTCTAA
- a CDS encoding beta/alpha barrel domain-containing protein produces MNVKFNQKTHILEIEYQFRDVEEPNLFRNIYPYNEVPRLVFNHRIVPMNVPERLYITDTTFRDGQQSRSPYTVDQICRIYDYLHELDNGSGVILHTEFFVYSKQDKEAVLKCLEKGYDFPKVTAWIRAKKEDFEIVKNLGIKETGILVSCSDYHIFKKLKMTRSQAMKQYLEIVSAALEAGIIPRCHFEDITRADFYGFVLPFINELMKLSKEANMPVKIRACDTLGLGSPIPGVALPRSVPQIIYGIVNYGEVPSEWLEWHGHNDFYKAVINSTMAWLYGASMVNTSLLGIGERTGNTPLEAMVMEYIQIRGSADGMNVAVISEIAEYFKKEIGYEIPPMTPFVGENFNATRAGIHADGLMKDEEIYNIFDTGKILGKPPKVIIDAYSGIAGIVIWINRYFKDSGIDIQVDKKDPRVQKVKEWVDSQYENGRNTSISDEELKEVVTRIFGL; encoded by the coding sequence ATGAATGTAAAATTTAATCAAAAGACTCACATTCTTGAGATTGAGTATCAGTTCAGGGATGTTGAAGAGCCAAATCTTTTCAGGAACATCTATCCTTACAATGAGGTACCAAGGCTTGTTTTCAACCACAGAATTGTGCCAATGAATGTTCCTGAGCGGCTTTACATCACAGACACAACTTTCAGAGACGGCCAGCAATCACGCTCACCGTACACTGTTGATCAAATTTGTAGAATTTATGACTACTTACATGAACTTGACAATGGGAGTGGCGTTATTCTTCACACAGAGTTTTTTGTGTACTCAAAACAGGATAAAGAAGCAGTTTTAAAGTGTTTAGAAAAAGGTTATGATTTTCCAAAAGTCACCGCTTGGATTCGGGCAAAAAAAGAGGATTTTGAGATTGTAAAGAACCTTGGTATCAAGGAAACAGGAATTTTGGTTTCATGTTCTGACTATCATATCTTCAAAAAATTAAAGATGACAAGAAGTCAAGCAATGAAGCAATACTTAGAAATTGTGTCGGCAGCTTTAGAGGCAGGAATCATACCACGCTGCCATTTTGAAGACATCACAAGAGCTGATTTTTACGGATTTGTCTTGCCGTTTATTAATGAGCTTATGAAACTTTCAAAAGAGGCAAATATGCCTGTGAAAATCAGAGCCTGTGACACGCTGGGGCTTGGATCACCAATACCGGGTGTGGCTCTCCCAAGAAGTGTGCCTCAAATAATCTATGGTATTGTCAACTATGGTGAAGTGCCATCTGAGTGGCTTGAGTGGCACGGTCACAACGATTTTTACAAGGCAGTCATAAACTCAACAATGGCATGGCTGTACGGTGCTTCAATGGTAAACACATCACTTTTGGGAATAGGTGAGCGCACGGGTAACACCCCATTAGAGGCAATGGTGATGGAATACATTCAGATAAGAGGCAGCGCAGATGGCATGAATGTTGCTGTAATATCTGAGATTGCTGAGTATTTCAAAAAAGAAATCGGGTATGAAATTCCTCCAATGACGCCTTTTGTTGGTGAGAACTTTAACGCAACACGGGCTGGAATTCATGCAGATGGACTTATGAAAGATGAGGAGATTTACAATATATTTGATACAGGAAAGATTCTGGGGAAGCCTCCTAAGGTGATTATAGATGCATACTCAGGCATTGCAGGAATTGTAATCTGGATAAATAGGTATTTCAAAGATAGCGGCATTGACATTCAGGTTGACAAAAAAGACCCAAGGGTTCAGAAGGTCAAAGAGTGGGTAGACAGTCAATATGAAAATGGAAGAAATACATCAATAAGTGATGAAGAGCTAAAAGAGGTTGTAACCAGAATATTTGGACTGTAA
- a CDS encoding L-ribulose-5-phosphate 4-epimerase: MLESLKEIVCKYNLYLPKFGLVTWTSGNVSARDPETNLVVIKPSGVMYDDLTPDKMVVVDMDGNVVEGDLKPSTDTLTHLYVYKHMPHINAVVHTHSNYATAFAALGQPIKVYLTAIADEFGCEIPCGPYAQIGGEDIGKVIVEYIGESPAILLQNHGVFTIGKTVDEAVKAAVMVEDVAKTVFIAKMMGEPIEIPLDEVKRAHERYMTKYGQK, from the coding sequence ATGCTTGAAAGCTTAAAAGAGATTGTTTGCAAATACAATCTTTATCTTCCAAAATTTGGTCTTGTCACATGGACATCTGGTAATGTCTCAGCACGCGACCCTGAGACAAACCTTGTTGTTATAAAACCCTCTGGTGTGATGTATGATGATTTGACACCTGACAAAATGGTTGTTGTTGACATGGACGGAAATGTTGTTGAAGGAGATTTAAAGCCGTCAACAGATACACTAACTCATCTTTATGTATACAAACACATGCCGCACATAAATGCTGTTGTTCATACACATTCAAACTATGCAACAGCGTTTGCAGCCTTGGGTCAGCCAATAAAGGTGTATTTGACAGCAATTGCTGATGAGTTCGGCTGTGAGATTCCGTGCGGACCGTATGCTCAGATTGGTGGTGAGGACATAGGCAAGGTGATAGTTGAGTATATAGGAGAAAGTCCGGCAATTCTTCTTCAGAACCATGGAGTTTTTACGATAGGCAAGACAGTTGATGAGGCTGTAAAAGCGGCTGTTATGGTAGAAGATGTGGCAAAAACAGTGTTTATTGCAAAGATGATGGGCGAGCCTATCGAGATTCCGCTTGATGAGGTAAAAAGAGCTCATGAGAGGTACATGACAAAATATGGGCAAAAATAA
- a CDS encoding ribulokinase has translation MAKFSIGIDFGTQSGRAVLVNVETGEEVATSVKEYTHGVMDESLPDGTKLPHDWALQHPQDYIEVLATTVPDVLKKAGVSKDDVIGIGIDFTACTMLPIKKDGTPLCELPKFKSNPHAYVKLWKHHAAQKYANRLNRIAQERGEKFLQRYGGKISSEWLFPKIMQILEEAPEVYEEADKFIEAADWIVFKMTGVEKRNSCTAGYKAIWSKREGYPSKEFFKALHPRLENVVDEKLSREIYPIGQKAGELTEEMAKLMGLNPGTAVAIANVDAHVSVPAVGITDIGKMLMIIGTSTCHMLLWNEEKMVPGICGYVEDGILPGFYGYEAGQSCVGDHFEWFVENCVPAQYHDEAKQKGLNIYQLLKEKAKALKPGQSGLLALDWWNGNRSILVDADLTGMMLGMTLTTKPEEMYRALIEATAYGTKIIIDNFNEHGVEVRELYACGGIAEKDELLMQIYADVTGLEIKVSASPQTPALGSAMFGAVAAGKERGGYDSIFEAAKKMAKLKDYSYKPNPQNHEIYKKLYREYRILHDYFGRGANDVMKRLKEIKDEVSKI, from the coding sequence ATGGCAAAGTTCAGTATAGGAATTGATTTTGGAACACAGTCAGGAAGGGCAGTGCTTGTTAATGTTGAGACAGGTGAAGAGGTTGCAACAAGTGTGAAAGAGTACACTCATGGAGTTATGGACGAGAGCTTGCCAGATGGTACAAAACTTCCTCATGACTGGGCACTTCAACATCCACAGGATTATATAGAAGTCTTGGCAACAACTGTTCCAGATGTCTTGAAAAAAGCAGGAGTTTCCAAAGACGATGTGATTGGAATAGGAATTGACTTTACAGCCTGTACAATGCTTCCTATCAAAAAGGATGGGACACCGCTTTGTGAGCTTCCCAAGTTCAAATCAAATCCTCATGCCTATGTTAAGCTGTGGAAACACCATGCTGCTCAAAAGTATGCAAATAGGCTAAATAGAATAGCTCAAGAAAGAGGAGAGAAGTTTTTACAAAGATATGGCGGAAAGATTTCATCCGAATGGCTATTCCCCAAAATCATGCAGATTTTAGAAGAAGCACCAGAAGTCTATGAAGAGGCAGACAAATTTATAGAAGCAGCTGACTGGATTGTGTTTAAGATGACAGGGGTTGAGAAGAGAAACTCATGTACAGCAGGATATAAAGCTATCTGGAGCAAGAGGGAAGGGTATCCTTCAAAAGAGTTTTTCAAAGCACTTCATCCAAGGCTTGAAAATGTTGTTGATGAAAAGCTATCACGCGAGATATACCCGATTGGGCAAAAAGCTGGTGAGCTCACAGAAGAGATGGCAAAGCTTATGGGATTAAATCCTGGGACAGCTGTTGCAATTGCAAATGTTGATGCTCATGTGTCAGTTCCTGCTGTTGGGATTACTGATATTGGCAAGATGCTGATGATAATTGGAACATCTACATGCCACATGCTTTTGTGGAATGAAGAGAAGATGGTACCAGGAATTTGCGGATATGTTGAAGATGGAATTTTACCTGGTTTTTATGGGTATGAGGCAGGACAGAGCTGTGTTGGAGATCATTTTGAGTGGTTTGTTGAAAACTGCGTGCCAGCTCAATATCACGATGAGGCAAAACAAAAAGGACTCAACATATATCAGCTACTCAAAGAAAAAGCAAAGGCTTTAAAGCCTGGCCAGAGCGGTCTTTTGGCGCTTGACTGGTGGAATGGCAACAGGTCAATTCTGGTTGATGCAGACCTCACTGGTATGATGCTTGGCATGACCTTGACTACAAAGCCAGAGGAGATGTACAGAGCACTGATTGAGGCAACGGCATATGGCACAAAGATAATAATTGATAACTTCAATGAGCACGGTGTTGAAGTAAGAGAGCTTTATGCGTGTGGAGGAATTGCTGAAAAAGATGAGCTTTTGATGCAGATTTATGCTGATGTGACAGGGCTTGAAATAAAGGTTTCTGCATCACCTCAAACACCGGCACTTGGTTCTGCAATGTTTGGTGCTGTTGCTGCAGGAAAAGAAAGAGGTGGTTATGATAGCATATTTGAAGCTGCAAAGAAAATGGCAAAACTTAAAGACTATTCTTATAAACCAAATCCGCAAAACCATGAGATTTACAAAAAGCTATACAGAGAATACAGAATACTTCATGACTATTTTGGAAGAGGAGCAAATGATGTAATGAAGAGATTAAAAGAGATAAAAGATGAAGTTTCGAAAATATAA
- a CDS encoding CheR family methyltransferase, giving the protein MIQDIDAASIDKIKRFILDKTGIYLNDQKISIVLQKLKKQINEGTIKDLNHFYYNLMTDEKVLQDFINFLTVNETYFFREFEQLKAFAEVILPEVIEFKKKNGEDKIKIWVAGCATGDEAYTISIILNEFLEDGIKFEIFASDIDTEALKIAELGIYEMRNVRFVHHHYLNRYFDITNDGKFKVKDQIKRNIKYIHHNLIDFAKYFIFSKSDFIFCRNVLIYFGDEQRKKVIDKMYEILNCGGYLFLGHSESVGRLSDKFNVRRINDYFFYYKECESGW; this is encoded by the coding sequence ATGATACAAGATATTGATGCTGCTTCGATTGACAAAATAAAAAGGTTTATTCTTGATAAAACTGGGATATACTTAAACGACCAGAAAATTAGTATTGTATTGCAAAAGCTAAAAAAGCAAATAAATGAAGGTACTATAAAAGATTTGAATCATTTCTATTATAATCTTATGACAGATGAGAAAGTTCTTCAAGATTTTATAAATTTTTTGACAGTAAATGAAACATACTTTTTTAGAGAGTTTGAACAGTTAAAGGCTTTTGCAGAAGTGATACTACCTGAAGTTATAGAGTTTAAAAAGAAAAATGGAGAAGATAAAATAAAAATATGGGTTGCGGGATGTGCAACAGGTGATGAAGCATATACAATTTCTATAATTTTAAATGAATTTTTAGAAGATGGTATTAAGTTTGAGATTTTTGCATCTGACATTGATACAGAGGCATTAAAAATAGCAGAATTAGGCATCTATGAAATGAGAAATGTGAGATTTGTACATCATCATTATTTAAATAGGTACTTTGATATTACAAATGATGGTAAGTTCAAAGTTAAGGACCAAATAAAGAGAAATATAAAGTATATACATCACAATTTGATTGATTTTGCCAAATACTTTATTTTTTCAAAATCTGATTTTATATTTTGTCGAAATGTTCTTATATACTTTGGTGATGAGCAGAGAAAAAAAGTTATTGACAAGATGTATGAAATTTTAAACTGTGGAGGGTATCTTTTTTTAGGGCATTCAGAATCTGTTGGAAGGCTTTCTGACAAGTTCAATGTAAGAAGAATAAATGATTACTTTTTCTATTATAAAGAATGCGAAAGTGGATGGTGA
- a CDS encoding chemotaxis protein CheX: MIDEALNIADDVLKKIISENFNIEANNKQEIVPELDEFWHSGVVGVLGIMGEVKGRVIIGIDFKLSTYFVKMVYDQDIVTNSDILDVAYEIFNMIVGNTLVEYKKSYNTILRPTPPSIFLGDNMLIVSPKIQRKKIEYAFEYGKMFIEVGFERGFKW, translated from the coding sequence GTGATAGATGAAGCGTTGAATATAGCTGATGATGTTTTGAAAAAAATAATCTCAGAAAATTTTAATATTGAAGCAAATAACAAACAAGAGATTGTTCCTGAACTTGATGAATTTTGGCACTCTGGTGTTGTTGGAGTTTTGGGCATTATGGGGGAAGTTAAGGGGAGAGTAATAATAGGTATTGATTTTAAACTTTCTACATATTTTGTAAAAATGGTCTATGACCAGGATATTGTTACAAACAGTGATATCCTTGATGTTGCGTATGAGATTTTCAACATGATTGTAGGAAATACATTAGTTGAGTACAAAAAAAGCTATAATACTATCTTGCGACCAACTCCACCTTCAATTTTTCTTGGTGACAATATGTTGATTGTTTCACCCAAGATTCAAAGAAAGAAAATTGAGTATGCATTTGAGTATGGAAAAATGTTTATTGAGGTTGGTTTTGAAAGGGGTTTTAAATGGTGA
- a CDS encoding response regulator: MKRIMIVDDSPMIHKLLKKEIEKLGHEVCFCATNGQEAVEKYFELKPDLIFMDVTMPVLEGDAAYNKIIEKDKSCKVIFLSAIGDKELLNVNDPSNIVAIIRKPFKSEDIQNAINKAFGG; encoded by the coding sequence ATGAAAAGGATTATGATAGTTGATGATTCACCGATGATTCACAAACTTTTAAAAAAGGAGATAGAAAAATTAGGTCATGAAGTGTGTTTTTGTGCAACAAATGGGCAAGAAGCTGTTGAAAAGTATTTTGAACTAAAGCCAGACCTTATTTTCATGGACGTTACTATGCCAGTTTTAGAGGGTGATGCAGCGTACAATAAAATTATCGAAAAGGATAAATCATGTAAAGTTATATTTTTAAGTGCAATCGGGGATAAGGAACTTTTAAATGTGAATGACCCTTCAAATATAGTAGCAATTATAAGAAAGCCTTTCAAAAGTGAGGACATACAAAATGCTATAAATAAGGCGTTTGGGGGTTAG